A part of Caldicellulosiruptor owensensis OL genomic DNA contains:
- the rnr gene encoding ribonuclease R: protein MKKARIEEKKQEVLALFQEESYHPMTFSEIVEVLNWDEKDEKTLKKILDELEQEGKIVKTKRGRFGLAEEMNLFAGTLEVNPRGYGFLIPDNPNIPDIYVSAENMNGAMHGDRVLVKALSAVPVEGKKIEGYVERILQRGITKVVGRYEDSRNFGFVIPDDQRIIYDIYIPKSGKNKAKTGQKVVVEITRYPEKRRNPEGKIVEILGYENAKGVDILSIIKKYELDEEFPKEVLKEIENIPDEVTQEDLEGRVDLRDWTIFTIDGEDAKDFDDAVSIKKLPNGNYLLGVHIADVSYYVKPNTHLDKEAYRRGTSVYLVDRVIPMLPFKLSNGICSLNPNVDRLTFSVLMEIDKQGNVVKHDIFESVIRSKERMTYTNVTKILKEEDKELLKRYEHIREDLELMRELALILREKRMKRGALDFDFDETKVILDKNGKPVDVIRYELTISNKIIEEFMLICNETVANHFYWLNVPFLYRVHEEPDIEKIYQFAEFIYNMGYVLKGISNKIHPKALQAVLEQSRGTPEERVIHTLCLRSLKKARYCEENLGHFGLSTDYYCHFTSPIRRYPDLVIHRIMKDVLKGKMTEKKAQRLKLKMPEIAKWTSQRERVAEEAERETVDLKKVEFMQDKIGQVFEGIISNVTPFGFFVELENTIEGLVRVGSLEDDYYVFNEKTYQLIGEKSKKVYKIGDRVKVMLIDANVPLRQIEFSVVEKLRT from the coding sequence GTGAAAAAGGCAAGGATTGAAGAGAAAAAACAAGAGGTTTTAGCTCTGTTTCAAGAAGAAAGTTATCATCCCATGACGTTTTCAGAGATAGTGGAAGTATTAAACTGGGATGAAAAGGATGAAAAAACTCTCAAAAAAATATTAGATGAACTTGAACAGGAGGGCAAAATTGTAAAGACAAAACGAGGTAGATTTGGTCTTGCTGAAGAGATGAACCTCTTTGCAGGCACTCTTGAGGTAAATCCGCGGGGCTATGGTTTTCTGATACCGGATAATCCCAATATTCCTGATATATATGTTTCGGCTGAGAATATGAATGGTGCTATGCATGGCGACAGGGTACTTGTTAAAGCGCTTTCTGCTGTTCCTGTTGAAGGTAAGAAAATTGAGGGATATGTTGAAAGAATATTGCAACGAGGTATTACAAAAGTTGTTGGAAGATATGAGGATAGCAGAAACTTTGGATTTGTAATTCCGGACGACCAGAGGATAATTTATGACATATATATTCCTAAAAGTGGGAAAAACAAAGCAAAGACAGGACAAAAGGTTGTTGTTGAAATTACAAGATATCCTGAAAAAAGAAGAAATCCAGAGGGAAAAATTGTTGAAATTTTAGGATATGAGAATGCTAAAGGCGTTGATATTCTTTCAATAATCAAAAAATATGAGCTTGATGAAGAGTTTCCTAAAGAAGTTTTAAAAGAAATTGAGAATATTCCAGACGAGGTTACACAAGAGGATTTAGAAGGAAGGGTTGACCTGCGCGACTGGACAATCTTTACAATCGATGGTGAAGATGCAAAAGACTTTGACGATGCAGTGTCTATAAAAAAACTTCCAAACGGAAACTATCTTTTAGGTGTCCACATCGCAGATGTGAGCTATTATGTAAAACCCAATACTCATCTTGACAAAGAAGCTTACAGGCGAGGTACATCTGTTTATCTTGTAGATAGGGTAATTCCAATGCTTCCTTTTAAGCTTTCAAACGGTATCTGTTCGCTCAACCCCAATGTTGACAGGCTGACATTTTCAGTTCTTATGGAGATTGACAAACAGGGAAATGTTGTGAAACATGACATCTTTGAGAGTGTTATCAGAAGCAAGGAAAGAATGACGTATACAAATGTTACAAAGATTCTCAAAGAAGAAGATAAAGAGCTTTTGAAAAGGTATGAACATATAAGAGAAGACTTAGAGCTAATGCGCGAGCTTGCTTTAATTTTGCGTGAAAAAAGGATGAAAAGAGGAGCTTTGGACTTTGATTTTGATGAGACAAAAGTCATACTTGATAAAAACGGCAAACCCGTAGACGTTATCCGATATGAGCTTACAATCTCTAATAAAATAATCGAAGAGTTCATGCTAATTTGTAACGAGACGGTTGCTAATCACTTCTACTGGCTAAATGTTCCGTTTTTGTACAGGGTACATGAAGAGCCTGACATAGAAAAAATTTACCAGTTTGCAGAGTTTATATACAATATGGGGTATGTTCTAAAAGGTATTTCAAACAAAATACATCCCAAAGCATTGCAGGCTGTTTTAGAACAGAGTCGTGGCACACCAGAGGAAAGAGTTATTCATACATTGTGTTTGAGGTCACTCAAAAAAGCAAGGTATTGTGAAGAAAATCTTGGACATTTTGGTCTTTCAACAGACTACTATTGTCATTTTACTTCACCGATTAGAAGGTATCCTGACCTTGTAATCCACAGGATTATGAAAGATGTTTTGAAAGGCAAAATGACAGAGAAGAAAGCTCAGAGACTGAAACTTAAAATGCCAGAGATTGCAAAATGGACATCACAGAGAGAAAGAGTTGCAGAAGAAGCAGAACGTGAAACGGTTGATCTTAAGAAAGTAGAGTTTATGCAGGATAAAATTGGTCAGGTATTCGAAGGTATTATTTCGAACGTTACACCTTTTGGATTTTTTGTTGAGCTTGAGAATACAATTGAAGGCCTGGTAAGAGTCGGCTCATTAGAGGATGATTATTATGTCTTCAATGAAAAGAC
- a CDS encoding HDIG domain-containing metalloprotein, with protein MFVARELALEELKKRIKTQNLFKHCLACEAIMRELACYFEQDMDKWGICGLVHDIDYEETKDKPDEHSLVGSKILEDLGFDKDIVYAVKVHNDVHGLPRLSLMDKALYCVDPTSGFIVAGALILPSKKLSDVTVPFLLNRFNEKGFAKGANREQMRACSELGLELEEFLGIALRAMQKISNELGL; from the coding sequence ATGTTTGTTGCTCGTGAACTTGCACTGGAGGAACTTAAAAAGAGAATAAAGACACAGAATCTTTTCAAGCACTGTCTGGCTTGCGAGGCTATCATGCGCGAGCTTGCATGTTATTTTGAACAAGATATGGATAAGTGGGGTATTTGTGGACTTGTTCATGACATAGATTATGAAGAGACAAAAGATAAACCTGATGAACACAGCCTGGTAGGTTCAAAAATATTAGAGGATTTAGGTTTTGATAAAGATATTGTATATGCCGTAAAGGTTCATAATGACGTACATGGACTTCCAAGACTTTCTCTTATGGATAAAGCTCTTTACTGTGTTGACCCAACATCAGGCTTTATTGTAGCTGGTGCTTTGATTCTACCATCTAAAAAACTTTCGGACGTTACAGTGCCGTTTTTGTTAAACAGGTTCAATGAAAAAGGTTTTGCAAAGGGAGCAAACAGGGAACAGATGAGGGCATGTTCTGAACTTGGGCTTGAACTTGAAGAATTTTTAGGAATAGCACTCAGAGCTATGCAAAAAATATCTAATGAACTTGGTTTATGA
- the secG gene encoding preprotein translocase subunit SecG has protein sequence MAKIILTVLELLLAIALIIVVLLQSGKSAGLSGSIAGGAETFFGKYKGRTLDAMLGRYTWIIAAAFFVVSVVLFFVIK, from the coding sequence ATGGCGAAAATAATTTTAACAGTTTTAGAGCTTCTTTTAGCAATAGCCCTTATAATTGTTGTGCTTTTGCAGTCTGGAAAAAGTGCAGGACTTTCAGGTTCAATTGCAGGTGGTGCTGAGACATTTTTTGGAAAGTATAAAGGAAGAACTCTTGATGCTATGCTTGGAAGATATACGTGGATTATAGCAGCAGCTTTCTTTGTTGTATCAGTAGTTTTATTTTTTGTAATAAAGTAA